Proteins encoded by one window of Nocardia goodfellowii:
- a CDS encoding GlsB/YeaQ/YmgE family stress response membrane protein, translating to MLGLGIIGWIIIGGLAGWIASKFMGTDAQQGIVLNIVVGVVGGLLGGFLLKLFGVDVEGGGLIFSFLTCLAGAAILLFLVKLVTGRRSVH from the coding sequence ATGCTGGGTCTCGGGATTATCGGATGGATCATCATCGGCGGACTTGCCGGATGGATCGCCAGCAAGTTCATGGGGACGGACGCCCAACAGGGCATCGTCCTCAATATCGTCGTTGGTGTCGTCGGCGGTCTGCTCGGCGGCTTCCTGCTGAAGCTGTTCGGTGTGGACGTCGAAGGCGGCGGTCTCATCTTCAGCTTCCTGACCTGCCTCGCCGGCGCGGCAATTCTGCTGTTCCTGGTGAAGCTGGTGACCGGACGCCGCTCAGTGCACTGA
- a CDS encoding ATP-binding protein, whose product MTEEIATRTSHEVCDPAELRTLFLFEKLTDEQLEWLCADGKIEYIEPGPVFHEGAPATCFYVLMDGEVRITKLSGGTEIEINRTDFRGAYAGAWTAYLGDNVEQNYTGSMYVTRKSRFFVLDAGTFARMMRDWFPMAVHLLEGAFYGNRNTNQRVAERERLLALGSLSAGLTHELNNPAAAAVRATSGLRDRVAGMRHKLAMMAEGKFTPEAFVTLVRLQEEAAEKVAKAPELTTMEASDREEALGEWFENHDISGGWDLAPNFVQAGIDVDWLETVHGALQECPNKVFEGAIRWLNYTIETELLMNEIADSTARISTLVGAAKQYSQMDRAPFQVVDLHELLDSTLVMMGRKIGDTIKVVKDYDRLLPQIPCYAAELNQVWTNLIDNAVYAMGGEGTLTVRTYQESDCAAVEIGDTGPGVPDEVLRRVFEPFFTTKPVGEGTGLGLDISFRIVVNKHNGDIRVESEPGNTRFIVRLPLHPSTEDRHNQAPEVTDV is encoded by the coding sequence ATGACCGAAGAGATCGCCACCCGCACCTCGCACGAGGTCTGCGACCCCGCCGAGCTGCGCACCCTGTTCCTGTTCGAGAAACTCACCGACGAACAGCTGGAATGGCTGTGCGCCGACGGCAAGATCGAATACATCGAACCCGGCCCGGTTTTCCACGAGGGCGCTCCGGCGACCTGCTTCTACGTGCTGATGGACGGCGAGGTGCGGATCACCAAACTGTCCGGCGGCACCGAGATCGAGATCAACCGCACCGATTTCCGCGGCGCCTACGCGGGCGCTTGGACCGCCTACCTCGGCGACAACGTCGAGCAGAACTACACCGGGTCGATGTATGTCACCCGCAAGTCCCGGTTCTTCGTGCTGGACGCGGGGACCTTCGCGCGCATGATGCGGGACTGGTTCCCGATGGCGGTGCATCTGCTGGAGGGCGCGTTCTACGGCAACCGCAACACCAATCAGCGGGTCGCCGAACGGGAACGGCTGCTCGCGCTGGGTTCGCTGTCCGCCGGGCTGACGCACGAGTTGAACAACCCGGCGGCCGCCGCGGTGCGCGCCACCTCCGGGCTGCGCGACCGGGTCGCGGGCATGCGGCACAAACTGGCGATGATGGCCGAGGGCAAGTTCACCCCGGAAGCCTTCGTGACCCTGGTGCGCTTGCAGGAGGAGGCCGCGGAGAAGGTGGCCAAGGCGCCGGAACTGACCACGATGGAGGCGAGCGACCGGGAAGAGGCGCTGGGGGAATGGTTCGAGAACCACGACATCTCCGGCGGCTGGGATCTGGCGCCGAACTTCGTCCAGGCGGGTATCGACGTCGACTGGCTGGAGACGGTGCACGGCGCGCTGCAGGAATGCCCGAACAAGGTGTTCGAGGGCGCGATCCGCTGGCTCAACTACACCATCGAGACCGAGCTGTTGATGAACGAGATCGCCGACTCGACGGCGCGCATCTCCACGCTCGTCGGTGCGGCCAAACAGTATTCGCAGATGGATCGGGCGCCGTTCCAGGTGGTGGACCTGCACGAACTGCTGGACAGCACGCTGGTGATGATGGGCCGCAAGATCGGCGACACCATCAAGGTGGTCAAGGACTACGACCGTTTGCTGCCCCAAATCCCTTGCTACGCGGCCGAATTGAATCAGGTGTGGACCAACCTGATCGACAACGCGGTCTACGCGATGGGCGGCGAAGGCACCCTCACCGTCCGCACGTACCAGGAAAGCGACTGCGCCGCAGTCGAAATCGGCGACACCGGACCCGGCGTGCCGGACGAGGTGCTGCGCCGCGTCTTCGAACCGTTCTTCACCACCAAGCCCGTCGGTGAAGGCACCGGCCTCGGTCTGGACATCTCGTTCCGGATCGTGGTCAACAAGCACAACGGCGATATCCGCGTCGAATCCGAGCCGGGCAACACCCGTTTCATCGTCCGGCTGCCGCTGCACCCATCCACCGAGGATCGTCACAATCAAGCACCGGAGGTCACTGATGTCTGA
- a CDS encoding SRPBCC family protein, whose amino-acid sequence MPKNLEASIDIAASPEQVWRVVADVKRIPEFSPQCVRMIPLGKVKSGTFTINLNRDGKLFWPTTSRIVRFEPNSAFAFKVLENRSIWSFTLEPTATGTRLTQRRDSPNGTTAFSKKAIELGMGGYERFDGVLAQGMNETLQGIKTAVEAGR is encoded by the coding sequence TTGCCGAAGAATCTCGAAGCGTCCATCGACATCGCCGCGTCCCCGGAGCAGGTCTGGCGAGTGGTCGCCGACGTCAAGCGCATCCCGGAGTTCAGCCCGCAGTGTGTGCGCATGATCCCGCTCGGCAAGGTCAAGTCCGGCACCTTCACCATCAACCTGAACCGGGACGGGAAGCTGTTCTGGCCCACGACCTCCCGCATCGTGCGGTTCGAGCCCAACTCGGCGTTCGCCTTCAAAGTCCTGGAGAACCGGTCGATCTGGAGCTTCACCCTGGAACCGACCGCCACCGGCACCCGGCTGACCCAGCGGCGGGACTCCCCGAACGGCACCACGGCATTCTCCAAGAAGGCCATCGAACTCGGCATGGGCGGTTACGAGCGCTTCGACGGGGTCCTGGCGCAGGGTATGAACGAAACCCTGCAGGGCATCAAGACCGCCGTCGAAGCGGGTAGATAG
- a CDS encoding UBP-type zinc finger domain-containing protein has translation MSEAIEGIDPKVAPSGPGCVECEASQGWWVHLRRCAQCGHIGCCDSSPAQHASAHAKANGHPFIQSYEPGEDWYWNYQTEEMYGDGPELAPPHSHPADQGAPGPRGRVPADWQSHVH, from the coding sequence ATGTCTGAGGCAATCGAAGGGATCGATCCGAAGGTCGCGCCGAGCGGGCCCGGCTGTGTGGAATGCGAGGCGTCCCAGGGCTGGTGGGTGCATCTGCGCCGCTGCGCGCAGTGCGGCCACATCGGCTGCTGCGACTCCTCCCCCGCCCAGCACGCGTCCGCGCACGCGAAGGCGAACGGCCACCCGTTCATCCAGAGTTACGAGCCCGGCGAGGACTGGTACTGGAACTATCAGACCGAGGAAATGTACGGCGACGGCCCGGAATTGGCCCCGCCGCACAGCCATCCGGCCGATCAGGGCGCACCCGGGCCGCGCGGGCGGGTGCCCGCCGATTGGCAGTCGCACGTGCACTGA
- a CDS encoding beta-ketoacyl-ACP synthase III, translating to MSARIAQTTGAEHTAILGLGVYRPARVVTNEEVAGPINSSDEWIRTRSGIKTRRFADDTETIQSMSVAAARDAIEAAEIEVDQVDCVIVATSTHLLLTPAAAPRIATELGMNGAAAFDISAGCAGFCHALALASDLVRCGTAKNVLVIGVEKLTDTINPADRSTAFLFADGAGAVVVGPAEEPGIGPTVWGSDGTQHHAIRQDKDWIEFFTEIEEKGLDAVRPYLAMEGTAVFRWAAHSLEKVCRDAIDRAGLSTDDMEAMIPHQANGRIIEIMARVLKLPENCALANDIEETGNTSAASIPLAMEAMLRKGETKPGATALLIAFGAGLSYAAQVVTLPNWK from the coding sequence ATGTCTGCTCGAATCGCCCAGACCACTGGAGCAGAGCACACCGCGATTCTCGGGCTCGGCGTTTATCGCCCCGCTCGGGTCGTGACCAACGAGGAAGTGGCGGGCCCGATCAACTCCAGCGACGAGTGGATCCGGACCCGATCGGGCATCAAGACCAGGCGCTTCGCCGACGACACCGAGACCATTCAGTCGATGAGTGTCGCCGCCGCCCGCGACGCCATCGAGGCCGCCGAGATCGAGGTCGATCAGGTCGACTGCGTCATCGTCGCGACCTCCACCCATCTGCTGCTCACGCCCGCGGCCGCGCCGCGCATCGCGACCGAGCTCGGCATGAACGGCGCCGCCGCCTTCGACATCTCCGCCGGGTGCGCGGGCTTCTGTCACGCGCTCGCGCTCGCCTCGGATCTGGTGCGCTGCGGCACCGCCAAGAACGTGCTGGTGATCGGCGTGGAGAAGCTGACCGACACGATCAACCCGGCCGACCGCTCCACCGCGTTCCTGTTCGCCGACGGCGCGGGCGCGGTGGTGGTCGGCCCGGCCGAGGAGCCCGGCATCGGCCCCACCGTGTGGGGTTCGGACGGCACCCAGCACCACGCGATCCGGCAGGACAAGGACTGGATCGAGTTCTTCACCGAGATCGAGGAGAAGGGTCTGGACGCGGTCCGCCCCTACCTCGCGATGGAGGGCACCGCGGTCTTCCGCTGGGCCGCGCACTCCCTGGAGAAGGTCTGCCGCGACGCCATCGATCGCGCCGGTTTGTCCACCGACGACATGGAGGCGATGATCCCGCACCAGGCCAACGGCCGGATCATCGAGATCATGGCGCGGGTGCTGAAGCTGCCGGAGAACTGCGCGCTGGCCAACGACATCGAGGAGACCGGGAATACCTCGGCCGCCTCGATTCCGCTGGCGATGGAGGCGATGCTGCGCAAGGGTGAGACCAAGCCCGGCGCCACCGCGCTGCTGATCGCGTTCGGCGCGGGCCTGTCCTACGCGGCGCAGGTAGTCACGCTGCCGAACTGGAAGTAA
- a CDS encoding Na+/H+ antiporter subunit A: MLAILLVHAFAALVAPVCVRVWGRNAFALLALAPLGSLLWVIANWGDTQRVRIRWAPAIEMNIDLRFDTLSAIMASLVLGIGALILAYCARYFQDDEPRLGVFAAQLVGFAGAMFGLITSDNMLLLYIFWETTTVLSFLLVGHNGEQAVSRRAAIQALLVTGAGGLAMLVGIVILGQRTGSYLLSDLLAAGHPPTGVAAQVAVGLLLVGALSKSAIVPLHFWLPGAMAAPTPVSAYLHAAAMVKAGVYLVARLAPVFATSPVWHPLVLTLGVFSMLLAGLRAMQVTDLKLVLAFGTVSQLGFLILLVGLGTPAGALAGVAMILAHAFFKGCLFMVVGIVDHGSGTRDLRRLSGVGRKAPWLCGIAVLAAASMAGLPPLLGFAGKESALSAILDAGQLPWLARNGLLVGVVVASALTVAYSARFVWGAFSEKPWPPREQGTDDEPVRWHPVDVSRLPGEHRTPPPRPDPATGDRPDAHWHAPGALFLIPPAVLAAAGLLGGLAAPWVGRLIEPYAETLPGGTAYADLALWHGWSVELLLTAVVLLAGATMFAFRHEFSASRRHRLGNADRAYDATLRAMDRLSRRMTAAVQRGSLPLSQATILGTLIVLPVAMLVLGARRQVELRLWDTAVQPAVAAIMAAMAVAATVLRNRLASVLVVGVTGYGCGVLFALHGAPDLALTQFLVETLTLVIFVLVLRAFPAEIEDSRTAAYRPHRAVFAVFAGVTVAVLAAFATAARGTEPIWRLIPDAAYQLGGGKNAVNVLLVDIRAWDTLGEISVLIVAATGVASLVFRTRPLGSAPRAADSPNYDPDAVSWLPAGRLVDRRDRSMVLQITTRLVFPTIMVLSVYFFFAGHNAPGGGFAGGLTAGLALTLRYLAGGRYELGEALPIDPGHILGAGLIAAAGTAVTSLFLGAPPLSSAILDITLPVVGHVKLVTAIFFDLGVYLIVVGLVLDVLRSLGARLDKELEET, translated from the coding sequence TTGCTCGCAATTCTGCTCGTACACGCCTTCGCCGCACTGGTGGCGCCGGTGTGTGTCCGGGTATGGGGGCGCAACGCTTTCGCGCTGCTCGCGCTGGCGCCGCTCGGGTCGCTGCTCTGGGTGATCGCGAACTGGGGTGACACACAGCGGGTCCGGATCCGCTGGGCGCCGGCCATCGAGATGAACATCGATCTGCGGTTCGACACGCTGTCGGCGATCATGGCCTCGCTCGTGCTCGGTATCGGCGCGCTGATCCTGGCCTACTGCGCACGATATTTCCAGGACGACGAACCCCGGCTGGGGGTGTTCGCGGCCCAGCTGGTGGGCTTCGCCGGCGCCATGTTCGGCTTGATCACCAGCGACAACATGCTGCTGCTGTACATCTTCTGGGAAACCACCACGGTGCTGTCGTTCCTGCTCGTCGGCCACAACGGCGAACAGGCGGTGAGCCGGCGCGCGGCCATTCAGGCGCTGCTGGTGACCGGTGCGGGCGGGCTGGCCATGCTGGTCGGGATCGTCATTCTGGGCCAGCGCACCGGCAGCTATCTGCTCTCGGACCTGCTGGCGGCCGGGCATCCGCCCACCGGTGTCGCGGCACAGGTGGCGGTGGGCCTGCTGCTGGTCGGCGCGCTGAGCAAGTCGGCCATTGTGCCGCTGCATTTCTGGTTGCCGGGTGCGATGGCGGCACCGACCCCGGTCAGCGCGTATCTGCACGCGGCCGCCATGGTGAAGGCGGGCGTGTATCTGGTGGCGCGGTTGGCCCCGGTATTCGCGACGAGTCCGGTGTGGCATCCGCTGGTGCTCACGCTCGGCGTGTTCTCCATGCTGCTGGCGGGTTTGCGGGCGATGCAGGTGACCGATCTCAAACTGGTGCTGGCCTTCGGGACCGTCAGCCAGCTGGGGTTCCTGATCCTGCTGGTCGGGCTCGGCACTCCGGCGGGCGCGCTGGCCGGGGTGGCGATGATCCTGGCGCACGCCTTCTTCAAAGGCTGCTTGTTCATGGTGGTCGGCATCGTCGACCATGGTTCCGGCACAAGGGATTTGCGCAGGCTCTCCGGTGTAGGGCGGAAGGCGCCGTGGCTGTGCGGCATCGCCGTGCTCGCGGCGGCCAGCATGGCGGGGCTGCCGCCGCTGCTCGGGTTCGCCGGGAAGGAGAGTGCGCTCAGCGCGATCCTGGACGCGGGGCAACTGCCGTGGTTGGCGCGCAACGGATTGCTGGTGGGGGTGGTGGTCGCCTCCGCCCTGACGGTGGCTTACAGTGCGCGATTCGTCTGGGGTGCGTTCAGTGAAAAGCCTTGGCCGCCAAGGGAGCAAGGCACCGACGACGAGCCGGTGCGATGGCACCCGGTCGATGTCTCCCGGCTGCCCGGTGAGCACCGGACCCCACCGCCACGACCCGATCCGGCTACCGGCGATCGGCCCGACGCGCACTGGCATGCCCCGGGCGCACTGTTCCTGATACCGCCCGCGGTCCTAGCGGCGGCGGGATTACTCGGCGGGCTGGCCGCGCCGTGGGTGGGCCGCCTGATCGAGCCGTACGCGGAAACGCTGCCGGGCGGCACGGCCTACGCCGATCTCGCACTGTGGCACGGCTGGAGCGTCGAATTGCTGCTCACCGCGGTGGTTCTCCTGGCGGGCGCGACGATGTTCGCGTTCCGGCACGAGTTCAGCGCGTCCAGGCGGCACCGCTTGGGCAACGCCGACCGCGCCTACGACGCGACGCTGCGCGCGATGGACCGGCTGTCGCGGCGGATGACCGCCGCGGTGCAGCGCGGTTCGCTGCCGTTGAGCCAGGCCACCATCCTCGGCACGCTCATCGTTCTTCCCGTCGCGATGCTGGTGCTGGGCGCGCGGCGGCAAGTGGAGCTGCGGCTGTGGGATACGGCCGTGCAACCGGCCGTCGCCGCGATCATGGCCGCGATGGCGGTGGCCGCCACCGTGCTACGTAATCGACTGGCCAGTGTGCTGGTCGTCGGGGTCACCGGATACGGGTGCGGCGTGCTGTTCGCCCTGCACGGCGCTCCGGATCTCGCGCTCACCCAATTCCTGGTCGAGACACTGACTCTGGTGATCTTCGTACTGGTGCTGCGCGCGTTCCCGGCAGAGATCGAGGACAGCCGTACCGCCGCGTACCGGCCGCATCGGGCAGTGTTCGCGGTGTTCGCCGGCGTGACGGTGGCGGTCCTGGCGGCCTTCGCGACCGCCGCACGCGGCACCGAACCGATCTGGCGGCTCATCCCGGACGCCGCCTATCAACTCGGCGGCGGGAAGAACGCGGTCAACGTGCTGCTGGTGGATATCCGGGCCTGGGACACCCTTGGGGAGATCTCGGTGCTGATCGTCGCCGCCACCGGGGTCGCGTCGCTGGTGTTCCGCACCCGCCCCCTCGGCAGCGCCCCCCGCGCGGCGGACTCGCCGAACTACGATCCGGACGCCGTGAGTTGGCTGCCCGCAGGGCGTTTGGTGGATCGACGGGATCGGTCCATGGTGCTACAGATCACCACCCGCCTGGTCTTCCCGACCATCATGGTGCTGTCGGTGTACTTCTTCTTCGCGGGCCACAACGCGCCCGGCGGCGGTTTCGCGGGCGGGCTGACCGCCGGGCTCGCACTCACGCTGCGCTATCTGGCCGGTGGGCGTTACGAACTCGGCGAGGCGCTGCCCATCGATCCGGGACACATTCTCGGCGCGGGCCTGATCGCGGCGGCGGGCACCGCCGTCACCTCGCTGTTCCTGGGCGCGCCACCGTTGTCCTCGGCGATCCTGGACATCACCCTGCCGGTCGTCGGGCACGTAAAACTCGTCACCGCGATCTTTTTCGACCTCGGGGTCTATCTGATCGTGGTCGGCCTGGTGCTGGACGTACTACGCAGCCTGGGTGCGCGGCTGGACAAAGAACTCGAGGAAACATGA
- a CDS encoding Na(+)/H(+) antiporter subunit C, with the protein MTSDLTMLVLIAVLVACGVYLILERAVSKMLLGLILFGNAVNLLIITVGGPDGAPPIRGATDDVHAEMADPLAQAMVLTAIVITMGLAAFVLALAYRSYILTTSEEVANDPDDVQVARRRQAEEPEE; encoded by the coding sequence ATGACCTCGGACCTGACCATGCTGGTGCTGATCGCGGTGCTCGTCGCCTGCGGGGTCTACCTGATCCTGGAACGCGCCGTGTCGAAAATGCTGCTCGGGCTGATCCTGTTCGGCAACGCGGTGAACCTGCTGATCATCACCGTCGGCGGTCCGGACGGGGCGCCGCCGATCCGCGGCGCCACGGACGACGTGCATGCCGAGATGGCCGACCCGCTCGCGCAGGCCATGGTGCTCACCGCGATCGTGATCACCATGGGCCTGGCCGCTTTCGTGCTCGCGCTGGCCTACCGGTCCTACATTCTCACCACCTCCGAAGAGGTCGCGAACGATCCGGACGACGTCCAGGTGGCTCGTCGCCGCCAGGCCGAGGAGCCGGAAGAATGA
- a CDS encoding AAA family ATPase encodes MAELPLTARLNPSAADARRGVVRLHPEALAALGLREWDGIALFGSRRTAAVVGIAPVGTPAGVALLDDVTLSNAGLRENTTVVVSPAAVVGAKQISVSGSAHATQAIPATTLRQALLGKVVTIGDTVSLLPRDLGPDIPSSVASQALSRTFGIAWTTELLTVTSTDPAPGPVSVQPNTAVVWGAGAVSRLDIAEVGVPAPGATPLDSVATTDGGQLGRTATSGSFSTVAVEDLVGVHTQAAKLGEWLSLALDEPELLKTLGATPHLGVLVTGPAGVGKTTLARAVAAPRRVVELDGPTVGAEEGGNRLRHVAAAVAEVGSGQGGILLITDIDALLPAQPEPVATLILDQLRAAVASPCIAFLATTAHPSRVDARLRAPDLCDRELALTLPNAAVRRALLEQLLRRVPTGDLRLDEIAARTPGFVVADLAALCREAALRAASRSTKEQIPPRLEQDDLVGALKVIRPLSRSGMEELAIGSLDLADVGDMVETKQALTESVLWPLRHPDSFARLGVDPPRGVLLYGPPGCGKTFLVRALAGSGQLSVHAVKGAELMDKWVGSSERAVRELFQRARDSAPSLIFLDEVDALAPRRGQSADSGVGDRVVAALLTELDGVEPLRDVVVLAATNRPELIDPALLRPGRLERSIFVPPPDGAARLEILRTAGRSVPLAGDVDLTALAKDLDGYSAADCAALLREAALSAMRRDVDAADVTAADVAAARSVVRPSLDPVLVEDLRRYADRHH; translated from the coding sequence GTGGCTGAACTCCCGCTCACCGCTCGCCTGAATCCGTCCGCCGCCGACGCCCGGCGCGGGGTGGTGCGGTTGCATCCGGAGGCGCTGGCCGCACTCGGCTTGCGGGAGTGGGACGGCATCGCCCTGTTCGGTTCCCGGCGCACCGCCGCCGTGGTCGGGATCGCGCCCGTCGGCACACCCGCCGGGGTGGCGTTGCTCGACGATGTCACGCTGTCCAATGCCGGCCTGCGCGAGAACACCACCGTCGTGGTGTCGCCCGCGGCCGTGGTCGGGGCCAAGCAGATTTCGGTGAGCGGTTCGGCGCACGCCACCCAGGCCATTCCGGCGACGACGCTGCGTCAGGCCCTGCTCGGCAAGGTCGTCACGATCGGCGACACGGTCTCGCTGCTGCCGCGGGATCTCGGGCCCGATATCCCGTCTTCGGTAGCCAGCCAAGCACTTTCGCGGACCTTCGGCATCGCGTGGACCACCGAACTGCTCACCGTCACCTCGACCGACCCGGCCCCCGGCCCGGTCAGCGTGCAGCCCAACACGGCGGTGGTGTGGGGTGCGGGCGCGGTCTCGCGGCTCGATATCGCCGAGGTCGGTGTGCCGGCGCCGGGTGCGACCCCGCTGGATTCGGTCGCCACCACCGACGGCGGCCAACTGGGCCGCACCGCCACCAGCGGGTCGTTCTCGACGGTCGCGGTCGAGGATCTGGTGGGTGTGCACACCCAGGCCGCCAAACTCGGCGAATGGCTCAGCCTGGCCCTCGACGAGCCCGAACTGCTCAAAACCCTCGGCGCCACACCACATCTCGGCGTGCTGGTGACCGGACCGGCGGGCGTCGGCAAAACGACGCTGGCCCGTGCGGTCGCCGCGCCGCGGCGGGTAGTGGAATTGGACGGCCCGACCGTCGGCGCCGAAGAGGGCGGCAACCGGTTGCGGCATGTCGCGGCGGCGGTCGCCGAGGTCGGTTCCGGGCAAGGGGGCATCCTGCTGATCACCGACATCGACGCGCTGCTGCCCGCGCAGCCCGAGCCGGTGGCCACGCTCATCCTCGATCAGTTGCGGGCCGCGGTGGCCTCACCGTGTATCGCGTTTCTCGCGACCACCGCGCATCCGAGCCGGGTCGATGCCCGGCTGCGCGCGCCGGATCTGTGCGATCGCGAACTCGCGCTCACGCTGCCCAACGCGGCGGTGCGCCGGGCGCTGCTGGAGCAGTTGTTGCGGCGGGTGCCGACGGGCGATCTGCGGCTGGACGAGATCGCCGCGCGCACACCGGGTTTCGTGGTCGCCGACCTCGCCGCGCTGTGCCGGGAAGCGGCGTTGCGCGCGGCCTCGCGCAGTACCAAGGAGCAGATACCGCCGCGGTTGGAGCAGGACGACCTGGTCGGCGCGCTGAAAGTCATTCGCCCGCTGTCCCGTTCGGGTATGGAGGAACTCGCCATCGGCAGCCTCGATCTCGCCGATGTCGGCGATATGGTCGAGACCAAACAGGCGCTGACCGAATCGGTGCTCTGGCCGCTGCGGCATCCCGATTCCTTCGCGCGGCTCGGTGTCGACCCGCCGCGCGGCGTGCTGCTCTACGGTCCGCCGGGTTGCGGCAAGACCTTCCTGGTGCGGGCACTGGCGGGCAGCGGTCAGCTCAGCGTGCACGCGGTGAAGGGCGCCGAGCTGATGGACAAGTGGGTCGGCTCCTCGGAGCGGGCCGTGCGCGAATTATTCCAGCGCGCAAGGGATTCCGCACCGTCGCTGATTTTCCTGGACGAGGTGGACGCGCTCGCGCCGCGTCGCGGGCAGAGCGCCGACTCCGGGGTCGGCGACCGGGTGGTCGCGGCCCTGCTCACCGAGCTGGACGGGGTCGAGCCGCTGCGCGACGTGGTCGTCTTGGCCGCGACGAACCGGCCCGAGCTCATCGATCCGGCGCTGCTGCGTCCCGGCCGGTTGGAGCGCTCGATCTTCGTGCCGCCGCCGGACGGGGCCGCACGCCTGGAGATTCTGCGGACCGCGGGGCGATCGGTGCCGCTGGCCGGTGATGTCGACCTGACCGCGCTCGCCAAGGATCTGGACGGATACTCCGCCGCCGACTGCGCCGCGCTGCTGCGCGAAGCGGCGCTGTCGGCCATGCGCCGGGATGTCGATGCCGCCGATGTGACCGCCGCCGATGTCGCCGCGGCCCGGTCGGTGGTTCGTCCATCGCTGGATCCGGTTCTGGTGGAGGATTTGCGGCGATACGCAGACCGACACCATTAG
- a CDS encoding FAD-dependent oxidoreductase, which yields MTAPAASKPAILSVDDDPGVSRAVVRDLRRRYGADYRILRAESGADALDALREMKLRGQPVAVLIADYRMPGMDGIEFLEQAMDLHPYARRVLLTAYADTSAAINAINVVDLDHYLLKPWDPPEEKLYPVLDGLLEAWRSMENRPVTETKVVGNRWSPRCSQVREFLARNQLPYRWYLAEEAEGTRLLEAAGVGPDRCPVVITSDGQALVEPSDSELAEHVGLTVNPAGDFYDLIVVGGGPAGLGAAVYGASEGLRTVLVERTATGGQAGQSSRIENYLGFPDGLSGAQLADRARRQAAKFGAEVITTREVVGLEVNGSARTVKFADGGRLCAHTVIIATGVDYRRHPAAGVDEFTGRGVYYGSAMTEATECADHDVYIVGGANSAGQAAVFLSRNARAVHLVVRGDSLEKSMSHYLIQQIAQIPNIHVHTETEVVGADGEDHLQWIVLRNSVTGVEEKAEAERLFLFIGAAPQTDWLDGVVKRDDAGYVLAGPDLTVDGSRPGGWELPRPPHHLETNVPGVFVAGDVHAESAKRVASAVGEGAMAVMFVHRYLA from the coding sequence GTGACTGCTCCAGCTGCTTCGAAACCGGCCATCCTCAGCGTCGATGATGATCCGGGTGTTTCCCGTGCGGTCGTGCGCGACCTGCGCCGCCGCTACGGCGCCGATTACCGGATCCTGCGCGCGGAGTCCGGCGCGGACGCGCTGGACGCGCTGCGCGAGATGAAGTTGCGTGGCCAGCCCGTCGCCGTCCTGATCGCCGACTACCGGATGCCCGGCATGGACGGCATCGAATTCCTCGAACAGGCCATGGATCTGCACCCGTACGCCCGGCGCGTGCTGCTCACCGCCTACGCCGACACCTCGGCCGCGATCAACGCGATCAACGTCGTCGACCTGGATCATTACCTGCTCAAACCGTGGGACCCGCCGGAGGAGAAGCTGTATCCGGTGCTGGACGGACTGCTGGAAGCCTGGCGCAGCATGGAGAACCGGCCGGTGACCGAGACCAAGGTGGTCGGCAACCGCTGGTCCCCGCGCTGCTCGCAGGTCCGGGAATTCCTGGCCCGCAACCAGCTTCCCTACCGCTGGTACCTCGCCGAGGAAGCGGAGGGCACCCGGCTGCTGGAGGCCGCGGGCGTGGGACCGGACCGATGTCCGGTGGTGATCACCTCCGACGGGCAGGCGCTGGTGGAGCCGTCCGACAGCGAACTGGCCGAACATGTCGGGCTGACAGTCAATCCGGCGGGCGACTTCTACGACCTGATCGTGGTCGGCGGCGGTCCCGCGGGGCTGGGCGCGGCGGTCTACGGCGCGTCCGAGGGTCTGCGCACCGTGCTGGTGGAACGCACCGCGACCGGCGGGCAGGCGGGGCAGAGTTCCCGGATCGAGAACTACCTGGGCTTCCCGGACGGATTGTCCGGGGCCCAGCTGGCCGATCGGGCGCGACGCCAGGCCGCGAAGTTCGGCGCCGAGGTCATCACCACCCGCGAGGTGGTGGGACTGGAGGTGAACGGGTCGGCGCGCACGGTGAAGTTCGCCGACGGCGGGCGGCTGTGCGCGCACACCGTCATCATCGCGACCGGCGTCGACTACCGGCGCCACCCCGCGGCCGGGGTGGACGAATTCACCGGGCGCGGCGTGTATTACGGCTCGGCGATGACCGAGGCGACCGAATGCGCCGACCACGACGTGTACATCGTCGGCGGGGCGAACTCGGCGGGGCAGGCCGCGGTGTTCCTGTCCCGCAACGCCCGCGCGGTCCATCTGGTGGTGCGGGGCGACTCGCTGGAGAAGTCCATGTCGCACTATCTGATCCAGCAGATCGCGCAGATCCCGAATATCCACGTGCACACCGAGACCGAGGTGGTCGGCGCGGACGGCGAGGATCACCTGCAGTGGATCGTGTTGCGCAACAGCGTGACCGGCGTCGAGGAGAAGGCCGAGGCGGAGCGGCTGTTCCTGTTCATCGGCGCCGCGCCGCAGACCGACTGGCTCGACGGCGTCGTCAAGCGGGACGACGCGGGCTACGTGCTGGCCGGCCCGGATCTGACCGTGGACGGTTCCCGTCCGGGCGGGTGGGAACTGCCCAGGCCGCCACACCATTTGGAGACCAATGTGCCGGGCGTGTTCGTGGCCGGGGACGTACACGCCGAATCGGCCAAGCGGGTGGCGTCCGCGGTCGGCGAGGGCGCCATGGCCGTCATGTTCGTGCATCGGTACCTCGCCTAG